AGTAAGCTTTTCCATCTTAGGGATTTTTTTTCTGATTAGCCAGGCAAGTGGTCAATCAAGATTCAATGAGATCAGTGCTGCAGGACAGGATGATAAACTCATTTCCTATGGTTTTTTCCTTGCCGCCCATACCAATTATTGGCAATTAAAATACTCCGATGCTTTTTTGGACCCGAGTAATTCCTCTCTCAACGATATACAAAGTATCATACCTGTTTTTACTCCGGGTTTTTCCTTGGGGTTTTTGATGACATTCAGACTTCATGATCAATTGAATATTCTTTTAACACCCAAAATCGGGTTTTATGAGTTCAGAACTGATGTGAATTACTTTGAAGGTCTGCCACCCTCCAACAACCAGGATATCCCGGTAATCACCCGTAGACAAACCTACCTCAATGAAGCCACAATGGTAGAAATTCCACTTCTCTTTAAGTATAAAGCCCAAAGATTCAACAATTCAAGGATGTTTTT
This window of the Aquiflexum balticum DSM 16537 genome carries:
- the porT gene encoding type IX secretion/gliding motility protein PorT/SprT, which codes for MQTAHIRHQFYIYRRKVSFSILGIFFLISQASGQSRFNEISAAGQDDKLISYGFFLAAHTNYWQLKYSDAFLDPSNSSLNDIQSIIPVFTPGFSLGFLMTFRLHDQLNILLTPKIGFYEFRTDVNYFEGLPPSNNQDIPVITRRQTYLNEATMVEIPLLFKYKAQRFNNSRMFFTGGGSAMFRTKDQDEADIEDIATLGTDITVDLGIGFDLYFKYFKFSPEVRFSHGLLNMYRPEQTNPAFRDAISELRRKSITLYLHFQ